In Bdellovibrionales bacterium, the following proteins share a genomic window:
- a CDS encoding M12 family metallopeptidase, with protein MNKLSLIRSFRRLSLTVSLAFISIISGCGKLDTTSLKLSENGTRGTVLARFFQDQNIYEKELPFRNLNGYALFEDDIILGRIDKLGVKPLNFVLPSATTGVLDFSEFSGSQSFAFAVEGGRLWTTGIVPYVITSAVSAATDGLKSAMQAITSNTGIRFVERTNETDYLEFVKSDQANTCGSYVGRQGGAQSVFVQAGAGGCGLAATVHELLHAIGLWHEQSRTDRDTYVEILYDNITEEYKSQFDILPGVILGAYDFTSVMHYGVKFFSKNGNDTIRSRNGQKIERTVPMSGLDAAGVKELYKSELSSSGSQCDPAAKGASCGIANGTGQIEDQTCNASTQQWVGGVCRVKTCNTGFQPDSARAACVQSGSNNEAPRGNVDVLNVNGVLMGWSYDPNSPATSIDVHYYIDGVFAGASKADKPRSDVNSAFGIAGNHGFEFRVPDSYRNNQQHTIRAYGIDLQGQTNPELGSKPFSLGSGTPTVTGLSFFSGSYSAGVTGSASNLPDTTMWCLTPGSGSCTPNLSRMQDWVSTGSTGNNRFNWKYEIRPYQVGWCPGTFTAVVQAPGETKLTASFTIGYPNTSVSNAGLRVNNVPPPSVGVLKGCFEYNELIGANIPGSCGGRGNTSIINNGWSYNESDHSATFNGDSSVFGGRHGTIFFTFEYNCGLKQTVSGSF; from the coding sequence TTGAATAAATTAAGCCTTATCAGGTCTTTTAGAAGATTAAGTCTGACAGTGAGCTTAGCTTTTATATCTATAATCTCCGGCTGCGGAAAACTCGATACAACGTCCTTGAAACTATCGGAGAACGGCACTCGCGGCACTGTTTTGGCAAGATTTTTTCAAGACCAGAATATCTATGAAAAGGAATTGCCCTTTAGAAATCTCAATGGCTACGCTCTTTTTGAAGATGATATTATCTTGGGAAGAATAGACAAACTGGGCGTGAAACCCCTTAATTTTGTGCTTCCTTCTGCCACAACCGGCGTTCTTGATTTTTCTGAATTTAGCGGATCGCAGTCATTTGCCTTTGCCGTCGAAGGAGGAAGACTCTGGACGACGGGGATTGTGCCTTATGTGATAACGTCTGCTGTTTCAGCAGCAACTGATGGTCTTAAATCTGCCATGCAAGCTATTACGAGCAATACTGGAATTAGGTTTGTCGAAAGAACAAACGAGACCGATTACCTTGAATTTGTAAAATCAGATCAGGCGAATACTTGCGGATCCTATGTTGGACGGCAGGGAGGCGCTCAATCGGTATTTGTGCAAGCGGGAGCGGGAGGCTGCGGGTTGGCAGCGACCGTTCACGAACTTCTCCACGCCATTGGCTTATGGCACGAGCAATCGAGAACCGATCGTGACACCTATGTCGAGATTTTGTATGATAACATCACTGAAGAGTACAAGAGCCAGTTTGACATTCTTCCTGGAGTTATTCTCGGAGCCTATGACTTCACATCTGTTATGCATTACGGTGTAAAGTTTTTCTCTAAAAACGGCAATGACACAATTCGCAGTCGCAATGGCCAAAAAATTGAACGAACTGTTCCCATGAGCGGTTTGGATGCCGCTGGGGTGAAGGAACTTTACAAGTCTGAATTGAGTAGCAGTGGCAGTCAGTGTGATCCAGCTGCAAAGGGTGCGAGCTGTGGTATCGCCAATGGCACCGGGCAAATCGAGGATCAAACTTGCAATGCCTCCACTCAGCAGTGGGTGGGTGGGGTTTGTCGAGTGAAGACATGCAACACGGGTTTTCAACCTGATTCAGCGAGAGCGGCTTGCGTTCAATCTGGAAGCAATAACGAAGCGCCTCGAGGAAATGTCGATGTCTTGAATGTGAATGGTGTGCTGATGGGTTGGAGCTATGATCCGAATAGCCCTGCCACAAGTATTGACGTCCACTATTATATTGACGGTGTTTTCGCAGGAGCCAGCAAGGCTGACAAACCTCGAAGTGATGTGAACTCGGCCTTTGGAATTGCCGGCAATCATGGCTTTGAATTCAGAGTGCCTGACAGTTATCGAAACAATCAGCAGCACACGATCAGAGCCTACGGAATCGATCTTCAGGGTCAGACAAATCCTGAGCTTGGATCAAAGCCGTTTTCTCTGGGTAGTGGAACTCCGACTGTCACGGGTCTTTCTTTTTTCAGTGGAAGTTACAGTGCGGGCGTTACCGGATCGGCCTCAAATCTTCCAGATACGACAATGTGGTGTTTAACCCCAGGGTCTGGCTCCTGCACTCCAAATCTTTCGCGCATGCAAGACTGGGTTTCGACAGGTTCAACAGGCAATAACAGATTCAATTGGAAGTATGAGATTAGGCCCTACCAAGTGGGATGGTGCCCTGGTACTTTCACAGCGGTTGTCCAGGCCCCAGGAGAGACAAAACTTACGGCTTCTTTCACGATTGGATACCCAAATACTTCTGTCTCGAACGCTGGTTTGAGAGTGAATAATGTGCCACCTCCTTCGGTCGGCGTCTTGAAAGGATGTTTTGAGTACAATGAATTAATTGGCGCAAACATTCCTGGGTCTTGTGGTGGGAGAGGAAATACTTCTATCATTAATAATGGATGGTCTTACAACGAGAGCGATCACTCCGCGACGTTCAATGGAGATTCGAGTGTTTTCGGAGGTCGTCATGGGACTATATTCTTTACTTTCGAATACAATTGCGGTCTTAAGCAGACAGTTTCGGGTAGTTTCTAG